A window of the Acidovorax sp. YS12 genome harbors these coding sequences:
- a CDS encoding amidohydrolase yields the protein MTDIRTPRRIDVHHHIIPPALVQRMDELGINAVANAPLPGWTPRHSLDVMDINDIETAITSLSAPGVYFGDKDKAVSLARACNEFAANMARRHPGRFGNFAVLPLPFTDLACKEAIHALEHLGADGVTLLGSSEGYFLGDDRFDELLDELNRRQATVFVHPNVHASSETLKLSIPEFFVEFLCDTTRAATNLILNGKIERYPRIRWILAHAGGFLPYVAWRLSLSNVIPKFARKAPQGFLHYVRRYYFDTALSPSPFALAALQQLVDPSHILFGSDFPFAPAPVTALQTQQLGQISFIDDATRQGINRNHALALFPRHADPTDSFGVAPTHGRASLRTRLGRMALQPILALADRTRNR from the coding sequence ATGACCGACATCCGTACACCGCGGCGCATCGACGTCCACCACCACATCATTCCGCCGGCGCTCGTGCAGCGCATGGACGAACTGGGCATCAACGCCGTGGCCAATGCCCCGCTGCCAGGCTGGACACCTCGGCACTCCCTCGACGTAATGGACATCAATGACATCGAGACCGCCATCACCTCGCTGTCTGCTCCTGGCGTCTACTTTGGCGACAAGGACAAGGCAGTCAGCCTGGCACGTGCCTGCAACGAGTTCGCGGCGAACATGGCGCGGCGGCATCCGGGCCGGTTCGGCAATTTCGCCGTGCTGCCCCTGCCGTTCACCGACCTCGCCTGCAAGGAGGCGATCCATGCACTGGAACATCTGGGCGCGGACGGCGTGACGCTGCTGGGCAGTTCGGAGGGCTATTTCCTGGGGGATGACCGCTTCGACGAATTGCTGGACGAACTGAACCGCCGGCAGGCCACGGTCTTCGTGCACCCCAATGTCCATGCATCCAGCGAGACGCTGAAACTGTCGATTCCGGAGTTTTTCGTCGAGTTCCTGTGCGATACCACCCGTGCGGCCACCAACCTGATCCTCAACGGCAAGATCGAGCGCTATCCCCGCATCCGATGGATCCTGGCCCACGCAGGCGGCTTTCTGCCCTACGTCGCATGGCGCCTGTCTTTGTCGAACGTGATACCCAAATTTGCGCGCAAGGCGCCGCAGGGCTTTCTGCACTACGTCAGGCGCTACTACTTTGATACGGCCCTGTCTCCTTCCCCCTTCGCGCTGGCCGCGCTGCAGCAACTGGTGGATCCGTCCCACATCCTGTTCGGCAGCGATTTCCCGTTCGCACCAGCGCCGGTTACGGCCCTGCAAACCCAGCAGCTCGGGCAAATCAGCTTCATCGATGACGCCACCCGGCAGGGCATCAACAGGAACCATGCGCTGGCGCTCTTTCCGCGCCACGCGGATCCCACGGATTCCTTTGGCGTAGCCCCCACCCACGGCCGGGCGAGCCTTCGCACGCGGCTGGGGCGCATGGCGCTTCAGCCCATTCTTGCCCTGGCGGACCGCACCCGCAACCGCTGA
- a CDS encoding MaoC family dehydratase — protein sequence MTTPLYLDDLAVGDQFQSGEHAMDEGQIKAFAAQFDPQPFHLDDAAAQATLFGGLAASGWHTAAVTMRLQVTSGLPIAGGIIGAGGELSWPRPTRATDVLHVVSEVVQVQPSKSKPDRGMVTVRSETRNQHGDVLQVSTVRVVVPRRPGQGG from the coding sequence ATGACCACCCCCCTGTACTTGGACGACCTCGCCGTGGGCGACCAGTTCCAAAGCGGCGAGCACGCCATGGACGAAGGCCAGATCAAGGCCTTCGCCGCGCAGTTCGATCCGCAGCCGTTCCACCTGGACGACGCGGCCGCCCAGGCCACGCTGTTCGGCGGGCTGGCCGCCAGCGGCTGGCACACGGCGGCCGTCACCATGCGGCTGCAGGTGACCAGCGGCCTGCCCATCGCGGGCGGCATCATCGGCGCGGGCGGCGAGCTGAGCTGGCCCCGGCCCACGCGCGCCACCGACGTGCTGCACGTGGTGAGCGAGGTGGTGCAGGTGCAGCCCTCCAAGTCCAAGCCGGACCGGGGCATGGTCACGGTGCGCAGCGAAACCCGCAACCAGCACGGCGACGTGCTGCAGGTGTCCACCGTGCGCGTAGTGGTGCCGCGCAGGCCAGGGCAGGGCGGCTGA
- a CDS encoding efflux RND transporter permease subunit → MSDTSPKMGISGRIAALFLQAQITPLLALLAFLLGAFAVLVTPREEEPQINVTMANVLIPFPGASVADVEQMVATPAEQLLSGMEGTEHVMSVSRPGLAVLTVQFKVGVPRTEALVRLHDQLRSHADFVPEGLGVLQPLIRPKGIDDVPIVSFTLHGKDTGKAESASAFDLERVAHSVEAELQRVPGTREVRSIGGPGRAALVRLQPERMAGTGMTVHELRAALQSANLGLPVGDLLAGEKTIALEAGPFLSSADEVAELVVGTRGGRPVFLKDVAEVRDGPPPAQRMVWLGQPGKDGPEEFPAVTLQVTKKPGENAIDVANALAARMAQLRNTVIPDGVQVVETRNYGETANDKAQKLIQKLLFATASVVALVFIALGRREAAIVGLAVVLTLTATLFASWAWGFTLNRVSLFALIFSIGILVDDAIVVVENIHRHQQLEPGVGLLQSIPRAVDEVGGPTILATFTVIAALLPMAFVSGLMGPYMAPIPINASMGMLISLAIAFVVTPWLARRWMKPHAGDGAADGHAGLAAKLEPRLQRLFGPLLDERRGARNRALLGLAVAGLIALSVLLPVVGWVQLKMLPFDNKSEFQVVVDMPAGTPLEETAAVLRELGAHLATVPEVRDYQAYAGTAAPINFNGLVRQYDLRAASELGDIQVNLVDKEHRKDKSHAIAMRVRPALQEIGKRWRANVKVVEVPPGPPVMAPIVAEVYGPEPAGRRQVTEAVRAVFETTDGVVDVDSTTIAAAPRKLLLVDRRKAALAGVPQQAIVATLRAGLAGDAATYLRDASKVPVPVWLQLPDDSHGSLDALLQLTVRGAAGQAVPIRELVTVSDTQREQPLYHKDLLPVDYVQGDMAGRVDSPLYGMFAMRGAIAQIQAPGGTALKETFVAMPEDALRDYTLRWDGEWRITYETFRDMGAAYAVGLVLIYLLVVAQFGSYLAPLIIMAPIPLTIIGVMPGHALLGAQFTATSMIGMIALAGIIVRNSILLVDFVRLQQAAGVPMAQAVVHAVATRAQPIVLTGVAAMIGAFFILDDPIFNGLAISLIFGILVSTLLTLVVIPTLYYAAYHRRAEKHGQIGT, encoded by the coding sequence ATGAGCGACACCTCCCCAAAAATGGGTATCTCGGGCCGCATCGCCGCCCTCTTCCTGCAGGCGCAGATCACGCCGCTGCTGGCGCTGCTGGCATTCCTGCTGGGCGCGTTCGCCGTGCTGGTCACGCCGCGCGAGGAAGAGCCGCAGATCAACGTGACCATGGCCAACGTGCTGATCCCCTTCCCCGGGGCCAGCGTCGCCGACGTGGAGCAGATGGTGGCCACCCCGGCCGAGCAGCTGCTCTCGGGCATGGAGGGCACGGAGCACGTCATGTCCGTCTCGCGCCCGGGCCTGGCCGTGCTCACGGTGCAGTTCAAGGTGGGCGTGCCGCGCACCGAGGCGCTGGTGCGCCTGCACGACCAGTTGCGCAGCCACGCCGACTTCGTGCCCGAGGGCCTGGGCGTGCTGCAGCCGCTGATCCGTCCCAAGGGCATCGACGACGTGCCCATCGTCAGCTTCACGCTGCACGGCAAGGACACTGGCAAGGCTGAAAGCGCCAGCGCCTTCGACCTGGAGCGCGTGGCGCACAGCGTCGAGGCCGAGCTCCAGCGCGTGCCCGGCACGCGCGAGGTGCGCTCCATCGGCGGCCCCGGGCGCGCCGCCCTGGTGCGCCTGCAGCCCGAACGCATGGCGGGCACCGGCATGACGGTGCACGAGTTGCGCGCCGCGCTGCAGTCGGCCAACCTGGGCCTGCCGGTGGGCGACCTGCTGGCTGGCGAAAAGACCATTGCCCTGGAGGCCGGGCCGTTTCTTTCGTCCGCCGACGAAGTGGCCGAACTGGTCGTGGGCACGCGCGGCGGCAGGCCCGTCTTCCTGAAGGACGTGGCCGAGGTACGCGACGGCCCGCCCCCGGCCCAACGCATGGTGTGGCTGGGCCAGCCCGGCAAGGACGGCCCCGAGGAATTCCCGGCCGTCACCCTGCAGGTCACCAAGAAGCCTGGCGAGAACGCCATCGACGTGGCCAACGCGCTGGCGGCGCGCATGGCGCAGTTGCGCAACACCGTCATCCCCGACGGCGTGCAGGTGGTGGAAACGCGCAACTACGGCGAAACCGCCAACGACAAGGCGCAAAAGCTCATCCAGAAGCTGCTGTTCGCCACGGCCTCCGTCGTCGCCCTGGTGTTCATCGCCCTGGGGCGGCGCGAGGCGGCCATCGTCGGCCTGGCCGTGGTGCTCACGCTCACCGCCACGCTGTTCGCCTCGTGGGCCTGGGGCTTCACGCTCAACCGCGTGTCGCTGTTCGCGCTGATCTTCTCCATCGGCATCCTGGTGGACGACGCCATCGTGGTGGTGGAAAACATCCACCGCCACCAGCAGCTCGAACCGGGCGTGGGCCTGCTGCAGAGCATCCCCAGGGCCGTGGACGAAGTGGGTGGCCCCACCATCCTGGCCACCTTCACGGTGATCGCCGCGCTGCTGCCCATGGCCTTCGTCTCGGGCCTGATGGGGCCGTACATGGCGCCCATCCCCATCAACGCCAGCATGGGCATGCTCATCTCGCTGGCCATCGCCTTCGTCGTCACGCCCTGGCTGGCACGGCGCTGGATGAAACCCCACGCAGGCGATGGCGCGGCGGACGGCCACGCGGGCCTGGCGGCCAAGCTGGAGCCGCGCCTGCAGCGCCTGTTCGGCCCGCTGCTCGACGAGCGGCGCGGTGCGCGCAACCGGGCCCTGCTGGGCCTGGCCGTGGCCGGGCTGATCGCGCTCTCGGTACTGCTGCCCGTGGTCGGCTGGGTGCAGCTCAAGATGCTGCCGTTCGACAACAAGTCCGAGTTCCAGGTGGTGGTGGACATGCCCGCCGGCACCCCGCTGGAGGAAACCGCCGCCGTGCTGCGCGAGCTGGGCGCCCATTTGGCCACCGTGCCCGAGGTGCGCGACTACCAGGCCTACGCCGGCACCGCCGCGCCCATCAACTTCAACGGCCTGGTGCGCCAGTACGACCTGCGCGCCGCCAGCGAGCTGGGCGACATCCAGGTCAACCTGGTGGACAAGGAGCACCGCAAGGACAAGAGCCATGCCATCGCCATGCGCGTGCGCCCTGCCCTGCAGGAGATCGGCAAGCGCTGGAGGGCCAATGTGAAGGTGGTCGAAGTGCCGCCCGGCCCGCCGGTGATGGCCCCCATCGTGGCCGAGGTCTACGGCCCCGAGCCCGCTGGCCGCCGCCAGGTGACCGAGGCCGTGCGCGCCGTGTTCGAGACAACCGATGGCGTGGTGGACGTGGATTCCACGACCATCGCCGCCGCGCCGCGCAAGCTGCTGCTGGTCGATCGCCGCAAGGCCGCGCTGGCCGGCGTGCCGCAGCAGGCCATCGTCGCCACGCTGCGCGCGGGCCTGGCGGGCGACGCCGCCACCTACCTGCGCGACGCGAGCAAGGTGCCCGTGCCCGTTTGGCTGCAACTGCCCGACGACAGCCACGGCAGCCTGGACGCGCTGCTGCAGCTCACCGTGCGCGGCGCGGCGGGCCAGGCGGTGCCGATCCGCGAACTGGTCACCGTGAGCGACACGCAGCGCGAGCAGCCGCTCTACCACAAGGATCTGCTGCCCGTCGACTACGTGCAGGGCGACATGGCCGGGCGCGTCGACAGCCCGCTGTACGGCATGTTCGCCATGCGCGGCGCCATCGCGCAGATCCAGGCCCCGGGCGGCACGGCGCTGAAGGAGACCTTCGTCGCCATGCCCGAGGATGCGCTGCGCGACTACACCCTGCGCTGGGACGGCGAATGGCGCATCACCTACGAGACCTTCCGCGACATGGGCGCCGCCTATGCCGTAGGCCTGGTGCTGATCTACCTGCTGGTGGTGGCGCAGTTCGGCTCGTACCTGGCGCCGCTCATCATCATGGCGCCGATTCCGCTCACCATCATCGGCGTGATGCCGGGCCATGCCCTGCTGGGCGCGCAGTTCACCGCCACCAGCATGATCGGCATGATCGCGCTGGCCGGCATCATCGTGCGCAACTCCATCCTGCTGGTGGACTTCGTGCGGCTGCAGCAGGCCGCGGGCGTGCCCATGGCCCAGGCCGTGGTGCATGCCGTGGCCACGCGGGCCCAGCCCATCGTGCTCACGGGCGTGGCGGCCATGATCGGCGCCTTCTTCATCCTCGACGACCCGATCTTCAACGGCCTGGCGATCTCGCTGATCTTCGGCATCCTGGTCTCCACGCTGCTCACGCTCGTCGTCATCCCCACGCTGTACTACGCGGCCTACCACCGGCGCGCGGAAAAACACGGCCAAATCGGCACTTGA
- a CDS encoding SDR family oxidoreductase, whose product MNTPKPSSIHFGLQGRVCIVTGGAQGIGEACVRRFAADGAKPVIVDVDDARGQALAQELGALYVRCDVGDKPQVDALVAQVLAAHGRIDVLVNNAGIFRAADFLDVTEADFDAVLRVNLKGAFLAGQAVARAMVDAGGGAIVNMSSVNGVLAIPNIASYNVSKGGINQLTRVMALALADRNIRVNGVAPGTIATELAAKAVLTSDEAKHKIMSRTPMKRLGEPSEIADVVAWLASDAASYVTGEIVTVDGGRMTLNYTVPV is encoded by the coding sequence ATGAACACCCCCAAGCCATCCTCCATCCACTTCGGCCTGCAAGGCCGCGTCTGCATCGTCACCGGCGGCGCCCAGGGCATCGGCGAGGCCTGCGTGCGCCGCTTCGCGGCCGATGGCGCCAAACCCGTGATCGTGGACGTGGACGACGCACGCGGCCAGGCGCTGGCGCAGGAGCTGGGCGCGCTCTACGTGCGCTGCGACGTGGGCGACAAGCCGCAGGTGGACGCGCTGGTGGCCCAGGTGCTGGCGGCGCATGGGCGCATCGACGTACTGGTGAACAACGCGGGCATCTTCCGCGCGGCGGATTTCCTGGACGTGACCGAGGCGGACTTCGACGCCGTGCTGCGCGTCAACCTCAAGGGCGCGTTCCTCGCGGGCCAGGCCGTGGCGCGGGCCATGGTTGATGCGGGTGGCGGCGCCATCGTCAACATGAGCTCGGTCAACGGCGTGCTGGCCATTCCCAACATCGCCAGCTACAACGTGAGCAAGGGCGGTATCAACCAGCTCACGCGCGTGATGGCGCTGGCGCTGGCCGACCGCAACATCCGCGTGAACGGTGTCGCGCCCGGCACCATCGCCACCGAGCTGGCGGCCAAGGCGGTGCTGACCAGCGACGAGGCCAAGCACAAGATCATGAGCCGCACGCCCATGAAGCGCCTGGGCGAGCCCTCGGAGATTGCCGACGTGGTGGCCTGGCTGGCCAGCGACGCCGCGAGCTACGTGACCGGCGAGATCGTCACCGTGGACGGCGGGCGCATGACGCTGAACTACACGGTGCCGGTATGA
- a CDS encoding carboxymuconolactone decarboxylase family protein: MLPSYQDIIKDTSAEIAKLRGEIPDALRGFTAMAQGATKPGALDAKTKELIATALSVAARCDPCVGYHTQALVKLGCTRAELAETLAMAVYMGGGPSLMYAARTSAAFDEFTQAGQK, translated from the coding sequence ATGTTGCCCAGCTACCAAGACATCATCAAGGACACCAGCGCCGAGATCGCCAAGCTGCGCGGCGAGATCCCCGACGCCCTGCGCGGCTTCACCGCCATGGCCCAGGGCGCGACCAAGCCGGGCGCACTGGACGCCAAGACCAAGGAGCTGATCGCCACCGCCCTGTCCGTTGCCGCGCGCTGCGACCCGTGTGTCGGCTACCACACCCAGGCGCTGGTCAAGCTCGGCTGCACCCGCGCGGAACTGGCCGAGACGCTGGCCATGGCCGTGTACATGGGCGGCGGCCCGTCGCTGATGTACGCCGCGCGCACCAGCGCCGCCTTCGACGAATTCACCCAGGCCGGCCAGAAATGA
- a CDS encoding efflux RND transporter periplasmic adaptor subunit — MHYAPPPPRFLSRTGLALATALLAGSGLAFAADIAAVRVQAPAHAAWASADAVVEAVRDTTVASQVPGAVVQLLVRVGDRVQAGQALVHLDAQAAQQNTAASVAQAEAARTHARIAEKELARQRQLFAKQYISQAGLERAQAQYDAAQAQVRAAQAQAQAASAQSGFYVVRAPYAGVVSEVPVALGDMAAPGRPLVRMYDPRALRITATAPQALVQALAQNLGTAGQAAIELPGTGRIAIEARQIQRLPTVDSATHTMQLRADLPAGLEGAVPGMFARLWLPGAGMAAALPAVPASAVVRRAEMTGVYVLDAQNHPRLRQVRLGRTLPAAEGAAPQIEVLSGLRDGERVALDPQAAAQVR; from the coding sequence ATGCACTACGCCCCGCCCCCTCCCCGCTTCCTCTCCAGGACTGGCCTGGCGCTGGCCACGGCCCTGCTGGCTGGCTCCGGCCTGGCTTTCGCGGCTGACATCGCCGCCGTACGCGTGCAAGCGCCTGCCCATGCCGCGTGGGCCAGCGCCGATGCCGTGGTCGAAGCCGTGCGCGACACCACCGTGGCCTCCCAGGTTCCGGGGGCCGTGGTGCAACTGCTGGTGCGCGTGGGCGACCGCGTGCAGGCCGGACAGGCGCTGGTGCACCTGGACGCCCAGGCCGCGCAGCAGAACACCGCCGCCAGCGTGGCCCAGGCCGAGGCCGCGCGCACCCATGCCCGGATCGCGGAAAAGGAACTCGCGCGCCAGCGCCAGCTTTTTGCCAAGCAGTACATCAGCCAGGCGGGCCTGGAGCGTGCGCAGGCGCAATACGACGCGGCGCAGGCCCAGGTGCGCGCGGCCCAGGCCCAGGCCCAGGCGGCTTCGGCCCAATCGGGCTTCTACGTGGTGCGCGCGCCCTACGCCGGGGTGGTGAGCGAAGTGCCTGTGGCGCTGGGCGACATGGCGGCGCCTGGGCGTCCCCTGGTGCGCATGTACGACCCGCGCGCCCTGCGCATTACCGCCACCGCGCCGCAGGCGCTGGTGCAGGCGCTGGCGCAGAACCTGGGCACGGCCGGCCAGGCCGCCATCGAGCTGCCGGGCACGGGGCGCATCGCCATCGAAGCGCGCCAGATCCAGCGCCTGCCTACGGTGGACAGCGCCACGCACACCATGCAGTTGCGCGCCGACCTGCCCGCGGGGCTGGAGGGTGCGGTGCCGGGCATGTTCGCGCGCCTGTGGCTGCCGGGCGCGGGCATGGCGGCGGCGCTGCCCGCCGTTCCCGCCAGCGCCGTGGTGCGCCGCGCCGAGATGACCGGCGTCTACGTGCTCGATGCCCAGAACCACCCGCGCCTGCGCCAGGTGCGCCTGGGCCGCACGCTGCCCGCGGCCGAGGGTGCCGCGCCGCAGATCGAAGTGCTCAGCGGCCTGCGCGACGGCGAGCGCGTGGCCCTCGACCCCCAGGCCGCCGCACAGGTGCGTTGA
- a CDS encoding helix-turn-helix transcriptional regulator, whose translation MKDLPPEALEQVAAYFQALSEPTRLRILNLLRNGEHNVSDLAQQCGYTVANVSKHLSLLTKHGLVAREGRGTSVYYRIEDASVYALCDLVCGSLARQFDREAQQRALFSAPEKARS comes from the coding sequence ATGAAAGACTTGCCGCCCGAAGCACTGGAGCAGGTCGCGGCCTATTTCCAGGCCTTGTCCGAACCCACGCGCCTGCGCATCCTGAACCTGCTGCGCAACGGCGAGCACAACGTGAGCGACCTGGCGCAGCAGTGCGGCTACACGGTGGCAAACGTGTCCAAGCACCTGTCCTTGCTCACCAAGCATGGCCTGGTGGCGCGCGAAGGGCGGGGCACCAGCGTGTACTACCGCATCGAGGACGCATCGGTGTATGCGCTGTGCGATCTGGTGTGCGGCAGCCTGGCCCGCCAATTTGACCGCGAGGCCCAGCAGCGCGCACTGTTCAGCGCACCCGAGAAAGCCCGGAGCTAG
- a CDS encoding TolC family protein has product MRTYLRPLALAGVLAALPSLAAATDLLQAWQAAQQHDRELSVARAAHAAAQPQRDQAAALWRPGVALTAAAGVANGETEMRGAQFSAPGMGPTNGANVATSVTGGTATRWQLQASQPLYNPQRRAQQQQLRLQADMADLQWQAQQQQAMLRTAQRYLDVAVAQEALRVTGQQHAAVQKAAEEAQERYRVGSAPITDTHEANARLAALRASQVAAQVDLDVKRRLLADATGLPAATLQARLPAAPAAELLATALALEAWQQQAEDGNPGIRLQTLAAETARAEARKHGLGAAPSVDLVAQAGQERLHGSGAYGPAQNKSLNAMVGVQLTVPLYTGGWRSAKEEESLRLQDKAEAEALNTREQVAQQVQAAWLGLRMGAQRVHALEQAQVASRARLDATQTGHEVGDRTLLDLLNAQSDDAATALALAQARSALLIDHLRLALLAGQLDEARLRAANQVLGAAP; this is encoded by the coding sequence ATGCGTACATATCTCCGTCCCCTGGCCCTGGCGGGCGTCCTGGCCGCCCTGCCCAGCCTGGCCGCCGCCACCGATCTGCTGCAGGCCTGGCAGGCCGCCCAGCAGCACGACCGCGAGCTGTCTGTGGCGCGGGCCGCGCATGCCGCCGCCCAGCCGCAGCGCGACCAGGCGGCGGCGCTGTGGCGCCCCGGCGTGGCGCTGACGGCCGCGGCCGGCGTGGCGAACGGCGAGACCGAAATGCGCGGCGCGCAGTTCTCCGCCCCGGGCATGGGGCCCACGAATGGTGCCAACGTCGCCACCTCCGTCACCGGCGGCACGGCCACGCGCTGGCAGTTGCAGGCCAGCCAGCCGCTGTACAACCCGCAGCGCCGCGCGCAGCAGCAGCAACTGCGCCTGCAGGCCGACATGGCCGACCTGCAGTGGCAGGCGCAACAGCAGCAGGCCATGCTGCGCACCGCCCAGCGCTACCTGGACGTGGCCGTGGCGCAAGAGGCGCTGCGCGTCACCGGCCAGCAGCACGCGGCCGTGCAGAAGGCGGCCGAGGAAGCGCAGGAGCGCTACCGCGTCGGCAGCGCCCCCATCACCGACACGCACGAGGCCAACGCACGCCTGGCCGCGCTGCGCGCCAGCCAGGTGGCGGCGCAGGTGGACCTGGACGTCAAGCGCCGCCTGCTGGCCGACGCCACCGGCCTGCCCGCCGCCACGCTGCAGGCCCGCCTGCCCGCCGCCCCGGCGGCCGAACTGCTCGCCACTGCCCTGGCGCTGGAGGCCTGGCAGCAGCAGGCCGAGGACGGCAACCCCGGCATCCGCCTGCAGACGCTGGCCGCCGAAACCGCCCGCGCCGAGGCGCGCAAGCACGGCCTGGGCGCCGCGCCCAGCGTGGACCTCGTTGCCCAGGCCGGGCAGGAGCGCCTGCATGGCAGCGGCGCCTACGGCCCGGCGCAGAACAAGAGCCTGAACGCCATGGTGGGCGTGCAGCTCACCGTGCCGCTGTACACCGGCGGCTGGCGCAGCGCCAAGGAAGAAGAAAGCCTGCGCCTGCAGGACAAGGCCGAGGCCGAGGCCCTGAACACCCGCGAACAGGTGGCGCAGCAAGTCCAGGCCGCCTGGCTGGGCCTGCGCATGGGCGCGCAGCGCGTGCATGCGCTGGAGCAGGCCCAGGTGGCCAGCCGCGCCCGGCTGGACGCCACGCAAACCGGCCACGAGGTGGGTGACCGCACCCTGCTCGACCTGCTGAACGCCCAGAGCGACGACGCCGCCACCGCCCTGGCGCTGGCCCAGGCGCGCAGCGCGCTGCTCATCGACCACCTGCGCCTGGCCCTGCTGGCCGGTCAGCTTGACGAGGCGCGGCTGCGCGCCGCCAACCAGGTGCTGGGCGCAGCCCCCTGA
- a CDS encoding MFS transporter, whose protein sequence is MATPPDTRSAPTLSLWLVLLAAAGAFALTMGTRQTMGLFLSALNTSTALGIGSISLAFAFGQLWWGLTQPFAGAVADRIGTGRVIVIGALLVALGTFITPLMTSTAGLIFAIGVLAAGGAGMAGPSVLMAATARLVPAQRRGLATGVVNAGGSFGQFAMAPIAIGLTAAVGWASAMQWLGVLVLLALPAAWVLRGNSRALAAQAAAASGQKALNAREAIVQALRTPSYRYLAAGFLVCGFHVAFLATHLPGVIAACGLPPEVGGWALAVIGLFNIAGSLLMGWAVGRWRMKSLLALLYATRGLAVLVFLLAPKTAAVVLVFSAVMGVTFLSTVPPTAGLVAKMFGTANMAMLFGIVMLAHQVGGFFGAYLGGSVFQATGSYDWVWYADIVLAAGAALVNLPIREARPVRPAPSAA, encoded by the coding sequence ATGGCGACGCCGCCTGATACCCGCAGCGCCCCGACCTTGTCCCTGTGGCTGGTGCTGCTGGCGGCGGCGGGCGCCTTCGCGCTCACCATGGGCACGCGGCAGACCATGGGCCTGTTCCTGTCGGCGCTCAACACCTCCACGGCGCTGGGCATTGGCAGCATCAGCCTGGCCTTCGCGTTCGGCCAGCTCTGGTGGGGCCTGACGCAGCCTTTCGCCGGGGCCGTGGCGGACCGCATCGGCACGGGGCGCGTGATTGTCATCGGCGCGCTGCTGGTGGCGTTGGGCACCTTCATCACGCCGCTGATGACCAGCACGGCCGGACTGATTTTCGCCATCGGCGTGCTGGCGGCGGGCGGGGCGGGCATGGCCGGCCCCTCGGTGCTGATGGCCGCCACGGCGCGGCTGGTGCCGGCGCAGCGGCGCGGGCTGGCCACGGGCGTGGTCAACGCGGGCGGCTCCTTCGGCCAGTTCGCCATGGCGCCCATCGCCATCGGCCTGACGGCCGCCGTGGGCTGGGCCAGCGCCATGCAGTGGCTGGGCGTGCTGGTGCTGCTGGCGCTGCCCGCGGCGTGGGTGCTGCGGGGCAACTCGCGGGCGCTGGCCGCGCAGGCCGCCGCCGCGTCGGGCCAGAAGGCGCTGAACGCGCGCGAGGCCATCGTCCAGGCCCTGCGCACGCCCAGCTACCGCTATCTGGCGGCGGGGTTCCTGGTCTGCGGCTTTCACGTGGCCTTCCTGGCCACGCACCTGCCTGGCGTGATCGCCGCCTGCGGCCTGCCGCCCGAAGTGGGCGGCTGGGCGCTGGCCGTGATCGGACTGTTCAACATCGCGGGCAGCCTGCTCATGGGCTGGGCCGTGGGGCGCTGGCGCATGAAGTCGCTGCTGGCGCTGCTGTACGCCACGCGCGGGCTGGCGGTGCTGGTGTTCCTGCTGGCGCCCAAGACGGCGGCGGTGGTGCTGGTCTTTTCCGCCGTGATGGGCGTGACCTTTCTCTCCACCGTGCCCCCCACGGCCGGGCTGGTGGCCAAGATGTTCGGCACGGCCAACATGGCCATGCTGTTCGGCATCGTGATGCTGGCGCACCAGGTCGGCGGCTTCTTCGGCGCCTACCTGGGCGGCAGCGTGTTCCAGGCCACGGGCAGCTACGACTGGGTCTGGTACGCGGACATCGTGCTGGCTGCGGGCGCCGCGCTGGTCAACCTGCCCATCCGCGAGGCGCGGCCGGTGCGGCCGGCGCCGTCGGCCGCCTGA
- a CDS encoding winged helix-turn-helix transcriptional regulator yields MQAETTPVLPQGCTNFKLRQLMRRVAHHYDAEMARCGLKTTQYSLLSHVLKLGPIRPGDLAAAMKMDASTLTRNLRPLVDAGWVTLEPGADARSRLVHITDAGRDKRAEAQHCWKVAQRSLNEALGVERVNALHALVDDALALLAPAQEVEHGDAA; encoded by the coding sequence ATGCAAGCCGAAACCACCCCGGTGCTTCCGCAAGGCTGCACCAACTTCAAGCTGCGCCAGCTGATGCGCCGCGTGGCCCACCACTACGACGCCGAGATGGCGCGCTGCGGGCTCAAGACCACGCAGTATTCGCTGCTGTCGCATGTGCTCAAGCTCGGGCCGATCCGCCCGGGCGATCTGGCGGCGGCGATGAAGATGGACGCCTCCACGCTCACGCGCAATCTGCGCCCCCTGGTGGACGCGGGCTGGGTCACGCTGGAGCCGGGCGCCGATGCGCGCAGCCGCCTGGTGCACATCACCGATGCGGGCCGCGACAAGCGCGCCGAGGCCCAGCATTGCTGGAAGGTGGCGCAACGGTCGCTCAACGAGGCCCTGGGCGTGGAGCGCGTGAACGCCCTGCACGCGCTGGTGGACGACGCGCTGGCGCTGCTGGCCCCGGCGCAGGAGGTGGAACATGGCGACGCCGCCTGA